Proteins from one Alicyclobacillus vulcanalis genomic window:
- a CDS encoding CoA-acylating methylmalonate-semialdehyde dehydrogenase, with protein sequence MDTYGRGLSAVVERLKNFIDGQWVDSHTEQYESVINPATKELIAEVPLSTKADVAQAVRAARDAFASWSRIPVPRRARLLFRYHDLLTRHQKELARLITVENGKNITEAEGEVQRAIENVEFAAGAPSLMMGDSLSTIATDIEATNYRYPLGVVAGITPFNFPMMVPCWMFPIAIALGNTFVLKPSEKTPMLARVLADLLMEAGIPKGVFNIVYGAHDVVNGLIEHSDVKAVSFVGSKPVGEYIYRKCGEHLKRVQALTGAKNHIIVLQDADLDEAARNVVASAFGSAGERCMACSVVAVEEVIADEFLEILVRRSRELVMGNGLDDGVFLGPVIREENLKRTISYIEKGMEEGAKLVLDGREQMSDDGYFIGPTIFDGVTTEMTIWKDEIFAPVLSVIRVANLKEAVEVANRSEFANGACIFTQSASAIRYFRENIDAGMLGVNIGVPAPMAFFPFSGWKSSFYGTLHCNGKDSVDFYTRKKVVTARYPVPDFS encoded by the coding sequence CTGGACACTTATGGAAGGGGGCTAAGTGCTGTGGTCGAAAGATTGAAAAACTTCATTGATGGCCAATGGGTTGATAGTCATACAGAACAGTATGAGTCGGTAATCAACCCAGCGACGAAAGAACTTATCGCGGAGGTACCCCTATCGACGAAAGCGGATGTAGCACAGGCTGTTCGCGCTGCACGTGATGCGTTTGCTTCTTGGTCCCGAATACCCGTCCCGCGGCGTGCGCGGCTTTTGTTTCGCTACCATGATCTTCTCACAAGACATCAAAAAGAGCTTGCTCGCCTTATCACCGTGGAGAACGGGAAAAACATCACCGAAGCTGAAGGAGAGGTCCAGCGCGCGATTGAAAATGTCGAATTTGCTGCTGGGGCGCCTTCTCTCATGATGGGCGACTCCTTGTCGACTATCGCGACCGATATCGAGGCGACAAACTATCGGTATCCTCTCGGCGTGGTCGCGGGTATTACGCCTTTCAATTTTCCGATGATGGTGCCTTGTTGGATGTTTCCGATCGCGATTGCTCTTGGCAATACGTTTGTTTTGAAGCCGTCGGAAAAGACCCCAATGCTCGCGCGTGTTCTCGCAGATCTTCTCATGGAAGCTGGTATACCAAAAGGGGTTTTCAACATTGTCTATGGCGCGCACGATGTGGTCAATGGGCTCATTGAACACTCAGATGTTAAGGCTGTTTCCTTCGTCGGATCGAAGCCAGTCGGCGAGTACATCTATCGAAAGTGCGGCGAACATTTAAAGCGGGTGCAGGCGCTTACAGGTGCAAAAAATCACATCATTGTGCTTCAAGATGCCGACCTCGATGAAGCTGCGCGCAACGTCGTCGCCTCGGCGTTCGGATCGGCGGGCGAAAGATGCATGGCTTGCTCAGTCGTCGCCGTGGAAGAGGTTATCGCCGATGAATTCCTCGAAATTCTCGTGCGCAGATCGCGCGAGCTTGTGATGGGCAACGGACTCGACGACGGAGTGTTTTTGGGGCCAGTCATCCGTGAGGAAAACCTGAAGCGGACGATTTCCTACATCGAAAAAGGTATGGAAGAAGGTGCAAAACTCGTTCTTGACGGGCGCGAGCAGATGAGCGATGACGGGTACTTCATCGGTCCGACCATCTTCGACGGCGTCACAACAGAAATGACCATCTGGAAAGACGAAATCTTTGCGCCAGTCCTGTCCGTTATTCGCGTCGCAAATCTAAAAGAAGCGGTGGAAGTGGCGAATCGCTCCGAGTTCGCAAACGGCGCGTGCATTTTCACCCAAAGCGCTTCGGCCATCCGCTACTTCCGCGAAAATATCGATGCGGGGATGCTCGGCGTAAACATCGGCGTGCCGGCACCCATGGCGTTCTTTCCGTTCTCGGGATGGAAATCTTCCTTCTACGGTACGCTGCACTGCAATGGAAAAGACAGCGTGGATTTTTATACCCGTAAAAAAGTCGTCACCGCGCGTTACCCCGTTCCGGATTTCTCGTGA
- a CDS encoding Gfo/Idh/MocA family protein — MTIRFGVIGTGAIGREHMRRITQKLLGGEIAAVTDIDLSAARKAVEELGIEARIYPEEELLADRSIDAVIITSWGPAHEASVLAAIAAGKYVFVEKPLATTIEGCERIVQAEEKIGRRMVQVGYMRRYDRGYQALKSVVACGELGSPLMVRCTHRNAAVDERYTTEMAVLDTLVHELDVTRWLVGDDYAEVQAVFPRRTKYAHEALQDPQIFLLRTQTGIVITAEVFVNCRYGYDIQCEIVCEEGTVSLPAEASVEFKHDALHKRAVPQDWKLRFADAYDAELQDFINQVERCNEPQGPSAWDGYLATLAAEACVRAQKSQGWESVTPGISQPKFIAGRV, encoded by the coding sequence ATGACTATTCGGTTTGGCGTCATTGGCACCGGCGCGATCGGCCGCGAGCATATGCGCCGGATCACCCAGAAGTTGTTAGGAGGAGAAATCGCCGCGGTGACGGATATCGACTTGAGCGCTGCAAGAAAGGCCGTCGAAGAGCTCGGCATAGAGGCTCGCATCTATCCGGAAGAAGAATTGTTGGCGGATCGGTCGATCGACGCTGTCATTATCACAAGTTGGGGACCAGCGCACGAGGCGAGCGTCCTCGCGGCCATCGCGGCAGGTAAGTATGTGTTCGTCGAAAAACCGCTTGCGACGACCATTGAGGGCTGTGAACGGATCGTTCAAGCAGAAGAGAAAATCGGTCGCAGGATGGTTCAAGTCGGCTATATGCGCCGGTACGATCGCGGCTATCAGGCGCTCAAGTCGGTTGTGGCGTGCGGAGAATTGGGCAGCCCGCTCATGGTTCGCTGCACCCATCGGAACGCCGCCGTCGATGAACGCTATACGACGGAGATGGCGGTGCTCGACACGCTGGTCCACGAGCTCGACGTGACGCGCTGGCTCGTCGGCGACGACTACGCAGAGGTGCAGGCGGTGTTTCCGCGGCGTACCAAGTACGCCCATGAAGCACTGCAAGATCCTCAGATTTTCCTGCTTCGTACGCAGACCGGGATTGTGATCACGGCGGAGGTCTTCGTCAATTGTCGCTACGGCTATGACATTCAATGCGAAATCGTATGCGAAGAAGGCACAGTGTCCCTCCCGGCTGAAGCTTCAGTTGAATTCAAGCATGACGCGCTCCACAAACGAGCGGTTCCGCAAGATTGGAAACTTCGGTTCGCAGACGCGTACGACGCTGAATTGCAAGATTTTATCAATCAGGTTGAGCGCTGCAATGAGCCGCAAGGACCGAGTGCGTGGGACGGCTATCTCGCCACACTAGCTGCTGAGGCCTGTGTGCGTGCGCAAAAGTCTCAGGGCTGGGAATCGGTCACACCTGGTATTTCTCAACCAAAATTTATAGCAGGACGTGTGTAA
- a CDS encoding DeoR/GlpR family DNA-binding transcription regulator, with translation MLKSKRIQEIKTYVAERQVVSLDELAEHFSVSKNTIRRDIQELVESGEIKKVYGGVAINDATTLLLPFSERQVRNKHEKELIGKLAAQCVNDGDIIFIDSGTTTVEMFEHLKQKEITIITSNLDFIVRALAYPNLTIICVGGMLERKTSSFVSLNEPSILLSYNIQKAFMASTGISLEIGVTNASALETEIKRTAVDRSMRTFLLVDHTKFDRYGLMTYCQLSDVDVLVTDQVPDPKYLDYARIHEIEILTPAPEPSKLR, from the coding sequence TTGCTTAAATCCAAACGGATCCAAGAGATCAAGACTTACGTCGCGGAGAGACAAGTAGTCTCTCTGGACGAACTCGCGGAACATTTTTCTGTATCAAAGAACACTATCCGTCGCGATATCCAGGAGCTTGTTGAAAGCGGGGAAATAAAGAAAGTTTATGGTGGGGTAGCCATTAATGATGCGACGACTCTGCTCCTTCCATTCTCTGAACGGCAAGTGCGCAACAAACACGAAAAGGAGTTAATAGGAAAACTCGCTGCACAATGCGTGAACGACGGAGACATCATTTTTATCGACTCTGGGACTACAACTGTTGAGATGTTCGAGCATCTCAAACAGAAGGAGATCACGATCATCACGAGCAACCTAGATTTTATCGTACGCGCATTGGCGTACCCGAATCTCACTATTATTTGCGTCGGAGGAATGCTCGAGCGAAAGACTAGCTCATTTGTGTCTTTGAACGAGCCGTCGATCCTCCTCTCTTACAACATCCAAAAAGCGTTTATGGCGTCCACAGGTATTAGTTTAGAGATTGGCGTAACCAACGCCTCTGCACTTGAGACCGAAATTAAACGCACGGCTGTAGATCGCAGCATGAGAACTTTCTTGCTTGTTGATCATACAAAGTTTGACCGCTATGGACTCATGACGTACTGCCAACTTTCTGACGTGGACGTCCTCGTGACGGATCAAGTGCCCGATCCAAAATATCTCGACTACGCTCGTATCCATGAAATTGAGATTCTCACCCCCGCACCAGAACCATCCAAATTGAGGTAA
- a CDS encoding sugar phosphate isomerase/epimerase family protein: MQLGLNQATTMKNADMELDIRLCDEIGFYWLELRTEDKLPAYLKRHSFIELVEEFSRRRLKPLSLNAIIFFNNRSLEETRKICTEFREMVASARAIGARQIVAVPLISNIERFQRREIHKSCVEMLREFSDIAGESSLSISFEFIGHPDATVNDFLSAYDIVVNVDRPNVGLVLDCFHFHAMGSRVEDLEQSDTSRIFVVHLDDAEDLPRGALRDEHRLWPGEGVIDLDAILGTLKKKGWDGPITVELFRPEYYALPPEEVVRKAYESARDIVSRHFRLEEEEDVRCRS; this comes from the coding sequence ATGCAATTGGGTTTGAACCAGGCTACGACAATGAAAAATGCGGACATGGAACTGGACATCCGCCTCTGCGATGAAATCGGATTTTATTGGCTTGAACTTCGCACAGAAGACAAATTGCCCGCATACCTCAAGCGCCACTCGTTCATCGAACTCGTTGAAGAGTTCTCAAGGCGACGGCTAAAGCCGCTTTCACTCAATGCGATCATCTTCTTCAATAATCGCTCGTTGGAGGAGACGAGGAAGATTTGTACTGAGTTTCGCGAGATGGTTGCGTCGGCGCGAGCGATCGGAGCTCGACAAATCGTCGCGGTGCCTCTCATTTCGAACATTGAGCGATTTCAGCGCCGTGAAATTCACAAAAGCTGTGTCGAAATGTTGAGGGAATTCAGCGATATTGCTGGAGAGTCCTCGCTATCCATTTCGTTTGAATTTATTGGACATCCAGATGCTACGGTCAACGATTTTCTGAGCGCTTATGACATCGTGGTTAACGTTGATCGTCCAAACGTTGGGCTCGTGCTCGATTGTTTCCATTTCCACGCAATGGGCTCGCGTGTTGAGGACCTTGAGCAATCAGACACATCGCGCATCTTCGTCGTCCATCTGGACGATGCAGAGGATTTGCCGCGAGGGGCTCTGCGCGACGAACACCGTCTGTGGCCGGGAGAAGGCGTGATCGATCTCGACGCCATTCTCGGCACACTCAAGAAAAAAGGCTGGGACGGCCCCATCACAGTTGAGTTGTTCCGACCTGAATATTATGCGCTTCCACCGGAAGAGGTTGTCCGCAAGGCATACGAATCAGCACGGGATATAGTGTCACGACATTTTCGCCTCGAGGAAGAGGAGGATGTTAGATGCCGCTCGTAA
- the iolB gene encoding 5-deoxy-glucuronate isomerase: MAETLLRRPVPREETSGVTVVHDISWQTEPLMYTGLRIVKLAPGARLQEAWDDRESCAVVLTGKVETKCGGESLGALGRRRSVFDRRPTDSVYVPVGAPLELVATEEAWVAIAWAPTEEVRPVRLISAEENVVEHRGRYQNQRIVHNILADTDRVAHRLLVVEVFTEGGHWSSYPPHKHDEERLPDESFLEEIYYHEIDPPQGFVMQRIYTDDGVIDESYALHNQDVVLVPRGYHPVGVPDGYSSYYLNVMAGPVRVWRFHNDPAHEWILTRP, encoded by the coding sequence ATGGCCGAGACGCTTTTGCGCCGCCCGGTGCCGCGCGAAGAGACGTCAGGCGTCACGGTAGTACACGACATCTCGTGGCAAACCGAACCGCTCATGTACACGGGCCTGAGGATCGTCAAGCTGGCGCCGGGGGCACGCCTTCAAGAAGCGTGGGACGACCGCGAGTCATGCGCCGTCGTCCTCACCGGAAAAGTCGAGACAAAGTGTGGTGGAGAATCGCTGGGCGCGCTCGGCCGACGGCGTTCGGTTTTTGATCGGCGTCCAACGGACAGCGTATACGTGCCCGTTGGAGCGCCGCTAGAGCTTGTGGCAACGGAAGAGGCGTGGGTCGCCATCGCCTGGGCACCGACGGAGGAGGTGCGCCCTGTGCGTCTGATTTCCGCGGAAGAGAACGTCGTCGAGCATCGCGGGAGGTACCAGAACCAGCGCATCGTGCACAACATCCTCGCGGACACGGATCGCGTGGCGCACCGGTTGCTCGTCGTCGAGGTGTTCACAGAGGGCGGGCACTGGTCGAGCTACCCGCCGCACAAACATGATGAAGAGCGGCTGCCCGACGAAAGCTTTCTCGAGGAGATCTACTACCATGAGATCGATCCACCACAGGGATTTGTGATGCAGCGCATCTACACGGACGACGGCGTGATAGACGAGTCATATGCTTTGCACAACCAAGATGTTGTGCTTGTGCCCCGCGGCTACCACCCCGTTGGGGTCCCAGATGGCTACAGTTCGTACTATCTAAACGTCATGGCGGGGCCCGTGCGCGTGTGGCGGTTCCACAACGATCCGGCGCACGAGTGGATCCTCACGAGGCCTTGA
- a CDS encoding IS256 family transposase has product GLSGVDIVVSDSHSGLVKALQTEFQGCTWQRCQTHFMRNLLDATPKALQEEVYQQVRAVLDAPDLKTARLLKDAFVEAYAEKAPKAVQVLENGFDDVTAVLVLPERYRRRLRTTNGAERLNEEIRRRERVIRIFPNQESAIRLLGALLMEIDEEWTTGRKYLNMDEYEAWKKAQQTWRESAQACAATA; this is encoded by the coding sequence GCGGTTTGAGCGGCGTCGACATCGTCGTGTCCGACAGTCACAGCGGACTCGTCAAGGCACTTCAGACCGAATTTCAGGGCTGCACGTGGCAACGGTGCCAGACCCACTTCATGCGCAATCTCTTGGACGCCACACCCAAGGCGTTGCAGGAGGAGGTCTACCAACAGGTTCGCGCGGTCCTGGATGCGCCTGACCTGAAGACTGCACGGTTGCTCAAAGATGCGTTTGTCGAGGCCTACGCAGAGAAGGCACCGAAGGCGGTGCAGGTGTTGGAGAATGGGTTTGATGATGTAACCGCTGTTTTGGTCCTACCTGAGCGATATCGGCGGCGCTTACGCACCACCAACGGTGCCGAACGGCTCAACGAAGAAATTCGGCGCCGCGAGCGCGTCATTCGCATCTTCCCCAATCAGGAATCGGCGATCCGTCTGCTGGGGGCTTTACTGATGGAAATCGACGAAGAATGGACGACAGGGCGGAAATATCTCAACATGGACGAGTATGAGGCATGGAAGAAGGCGCAACAGACCTGGAGAGAATCAGCTCAGGCTTGTGCAGCAACGGCCTAA
- a CDS encoding sugar phosphate isomerase/epimerase family protein, with product MKIALDPTMYTDLPLHEMVEKVAQLGYEYIELSPREDFCPFYKYPRADKDQIQKLKHHLRDAGLKISSLLPLYHWAGPEEERRQAAVRNWKRAIEIAVELEVDLMNSEFSGTKYNPVVCEEKFIKSMDELIPIFEREGIRLNLQAHPYDFIETNKEAVDMIRALDRPWINLVYSTAHTFYYDDGKGDIESMFDYAGERLQHVLFADTFNHKAAGGLRYIVNPPGAQVTVHQHLNIGEGEVDFDTIFRKLREMKFDGIATNAVFAWVDKRDESSRYMLRKIKEGFGLA from the coding sequence TTGAAAATCGCGCTTGATCCGACCATGTACACAGATTTGCCGCTTCACGAGATGGTAGAAAAAGTGGCACAGCTCGGTTATGAGTACATTGAGCTCTCACCTCGAGAAGACTTTTGCCCTTTTTACAAGTATCCGAGAGCCGATAAGGATCAAATTCAAAAACTAAAGCACCACCTGCGTGACGCCGGTCTGAAGATTTCGTCGTTGTTGCCGCTTTATCACTGGGCAGGCCCAGAGGAAGAGCGGCGACAGGCCGCGGTTCGCAACTGGAAGCGGGCCATTGAGATCGCCGTCGAACTCGAAGTCGATCTCATGAACAGCGAGTTCAGCGGCACGAAGTACAATCCGGTGGTCTGCGAGGAGAAGTTCATTAAGTCGATGGATGAGCTCATTCCGATCTTTGAGCGCGAAGGCATACGCCTCAATTTGCAGGCTCACCCGTACGACTTTATCGAGACAAACAAAGAGGCTGTCGATATGATTCGTGCGCTCGATCGGCCGTGGATCAACCTCGTGTATTCGACAGCGCACACGTTCTATTACGACGATGGCAAAGGTGATATCGAATCGATGTTCGATTACGCTGGCGAGCGGCTTCAGCACGTTCTTTTTGCTGATACATTCAATCACAAAGCAGCGGGCGGGCTTCGCTACATCGTCAATCCGCCTGGGGCACAAGTCACCGTTCATCAGCACTTGAATATTGGAGAAGGCGAGGTAGACTTTGACACCATCTTTCGCAAGCTGCGCGAAATGAAGTTCGACGGAATCGCGACGAACGCGGTGTTTGCCTGGGTCGACAAGCGAGATGAATCGAGTCGATACATGCTTCGGAAAATCAAGGAGGGTTTTGGGCTGGCGTGA
- the iolD gene encoding 3D-(3,5/4)-trihydroxycyclohexane-1,2-dione acylhydrolase (decyclizing) — translation METIRLTTAQALIRFLNQQYIWVDGREMPFVAGVFDIFGHGNVLGIGQALVEDPGHLRVVHGKNEQGMAHAAVAYAKQKLRRQIWAVTTSVGPGSANLVTAAATALANNLPVLLLPSDTFATRQPDPVLQQVEHEHSIGITTNDALRAVSRYWDRITRPEQLMSSLIRAFEVLTNPALAGPVTLCISQDVQGEAYDFDARFFDRRVHYLDRRPPTERELQSATALIRASARPLLVIGGGAKYSEAADEIVRLAEACHIPVAETQAGKSTVPASFRYNLGGIGITGTQAANEAAREADLIVGVGTRYTDFTTSSKTAFDFEGARFLNINVSRMQAYKLDGVQMVADAKVALVELIKQLDGYQSQWGDRIDELKSRWLAERERLSHVTFAREGFRPEIEGQFTQAELNEYADALGTELTQTAVLLALNEVVPADAIVIGAAGSLPGDMQRLWHTDAPSGYHMEYGYSCMGYEIAAALGVKLAEPDREVYALIGDGSFLMLHSELVTALQDGVKINVVLFDNAGYGCISNLQMEYGIDSFGCEFRDHSGRVMNIDYVKIAEGYGAKAYRVRTIEQLRQAVEDGKCQSISTLIEIKVLPKTMTKGYLSWWNLGVPQVAKSPRVQKAAERHYERLKAAKAY, via the coding sequence ATGGAGACGATTCGGTTGACAACTGCGCAAGCGCTCATCCGCTTTCTGAACCAGCAATACATCTGGGTCGACGGGCGAGAGATGCCGTTTGTCGCAGGCGTGTTTGACATCTTTGGGCATGGCAACGTGCTCGGCATCGGCCAGGCGTTGGTAGAAGACCCGGGGCATTTGCGCGTGGTGCATGGGAAGAACGAGCAGGGCATGGCCCACGCCGCCGTAGCGTACGCGAAACAGAAGCTCCGCCGCCAGATTTGGGCGGTGACGACGTCGGTCGGGCCGGGATCGGCAAACTTAGTGACTGCGGCGGCGACGGCACTCGCGAACAATCTGCCGGTGCTCTTGCTTCCGTCCGACACCTTTGCGACGCGCCAGCCCGATCCGGTTCTTCAGCAGGTGGAGCACGAGCATAGCATCGGCATTACGACGAACGATGCCCTCCGGGCGGTATCGCGGTATTGGGACCGGATCACGCGGCCAGAGCAGCTGATGTCGAGCCTCATTCGCGCGTTCGAGGTGCTGACAAACCCAGCACTCGCAGGACCAGTCACACTCTGCATCAGCCAAGACGTTCAGGGCGAGGCTTACGACTTCGATGCGCGGTTCTTTGACAGGCGAGTGCACTACCTCGATCGCCGCCCGCCGACCGAGCGCGAGCTCCAGTCGGCGACGGCGCTCATTCGGGCGAGCGCGAGACCGCTCCTCGTGATCGGCGGCGGGGCGAAGTACTCGGAAGCAGCCGACGAGATCGTCCGCCTCGCGGAGGCGTGTCACATCCCCGTCGCCGAAACGCAAGCTGGGAAGTCGACGGTGCCGGCTTCGTTCCGGTACAACCTCGGGGGCATCGGCATCACCGGCACCCAAGCGGCAAACGAAGCGGCGCGCGAAGCGGATCTCATTGTAGGAGTAGGTACGCGCTACACCGATTTCACGACGTCGTCCAAGACGGCGTTCGACTTCGAAGGCGCGCGGTTTCTCAATATCAATGTCAGCAGGATGCAGGCCTATAAGCTCGACGGTGTACAGATGGTCGCTGACGCGAAAGTCGCGTTGGTTGAACTTATCAAACAACTCGATGGTTACCAAAGCCAGTGGGGCGATCGTATTGACGAGTTGAAGTCTCGTTGGCTGGCCGAACGGGAGCGGCTTTCGCACGTGACCTTCGCACGCGAGGGGTTCCGACCGGAAATCGAGGGTCAGTTCACGCAGGCCGAGCTGAACGAGTACGCGGACGCCCTCGGGACGGAGCTTACACAGACGGCCGTGCTCCTCGCGCTCAATGAAGTGGTGCCGGCGGATGCCATCGTGATCGGCGCGGCGGGGTCGCTCCCGGGCGACATGCAGCGGCTCTGGCACACCGATGCGCCGTCCGGGTACCACATGGAGTATGGCTACTCGTGCATGGGGTATGAAATCGCTGCAGCGCTTGGGGTAAAGCTCGCGGAGCCCGATCGCGAAGTATATGCGCTTATCGGGGACGGTAGCTTTCTTATGCTTCACTCCGAACTCGTTACGGCGCTTCAGGACGGCGTGAAAATCAATGTCGTTTTATTCGACAACGCAGGGTACGGCTGTATCAGTAATTTGCAAATGGAATATGGCATCGACAGCTTTGGCTGCGAGTTTCGCGACCACTCCGGGCGTGTGATGAACATCGATTATGTCAAGATCGCGGAGGGCTATGGCGCAAAGGCCTATCGGGTTCGAACGATTGAGCAGTTGCGCCAGGCCGTTGAGGACGGAAAGTGTCAATCGATTTCGACGCTCATCGAGATCAAAGTGCTGCCAAAGACGATGACCAAAGGCTATCTGAGCTGGTGGAACCTCGGTGTCCCGCAGGTGGCGAAAAGCCCGCGAGTCCAAAAGGCGGCGGAACGTCACTACGAGAGATTGAAGGCAGCAAAGGCGTACTAA
- the iolC gene encoding 5-dehydro-2-deoxygluconokinase, protein MVLSFASDRPLDLVTLGRACVDLNALDYNRPLEQTKTFVKYVGGSPANIAIGARRLGLRTGMIAKVSDDAMGRFVVSFLQQMGVDTSAIVVDRDGHKTGLAFTEIKSSTECSILLYRDDVADLYLSPEDITEGYLRKTKALLISGTALAKSPSREAAFYAAELARKHGVRLVFELDYRPCTWKSLYEPMVYYTLMARLSDVVIGTRDEYDIMEGGPGQDEATAAQLLVHVPSIVVIKHGVDGSIAYTREGAVRARAFPAKVLKTFGAGDAYASSFLYGLLAGLTLKRALAMASAAAAIVVSRHSSSEAMPSLEEVESLLSEHCEPSRG, encoded by the coding sequence ATGGTGCTTTCATTTGCAAGCGATCGTCCGCTCGACCTGGTCACGCTTGGGCGCGCCTGCGTCGATCTTAACGCGCTTGACTACAACCGGCCGCTTGAGCAGACGAAGACCTTTGTGAAGTACGTTGGCGGGAGTCCAGCAAACATCGCCATTGGCGCTCGGCGCTTGGGGCTGCGGACCGGGATGATCGCCAAGGTGTCCGACGACGCCATGGGGCGGTTCGTGGTCAGCTTCCTGCAGCAGATGGGCGTCGATACGTCGGCTATCGTAGTCGATCGTGACGGCCACAAGACGGGGCTCGCTTTCACCGAGATCAAGAGCTCGACAGAGTGCAGCATTCTCCTGTACCGAGATGATGTCGCGGATCTTTATCTTTCACCCGAGGACATTACCGAAGGTTATCTCCGCAAAACGAAAGCGCTGCTCATCTCCGGCACAGCGCTTGCAAAGAGCCCTTCGAGGGAAGCAGCGTTTTATGCTGCCGAGTTGGCGCGAAAGCATGGTGTGCGGCTCGTGTTTGAGCTCGACTATCGGCCGTGCACCTGGAAGTCTCTCTACGAGCCGATGGTGTATTACACGCTCATGGCCCGGCTCTCGGATGTCGTGATCGGCACACGGGATGAGTACGACATCATGGAGGGTGGACCCGGACAAGACGAGGCGACGGCCGCGCAGTTATTGGTTCACGTCCCGTCCATCGTTGTCATCAAGCATGGCGTCGACGGATCGATTGCGTACACGAGAGAAGGCGCGGTGCGGGCGCGGGCGTTTCCTGCGAAGGTGTTGAAGACGTTCGGCGCGGGCGATGCGTATGCGTCGAGCTTCCTGTATGGTCTTCTTGCTGGACTTACGCTCAAGCGAGCGCTAGCGATGGCGAGCGCGGCCGCGGCCATCGTCGTCAGCCGCCACAGCTCCTCGGAGGCGATGCCGTCGCTCGAGGAAGTTGAGTCGCTCCTGAGTGAGCACTGTGAGCCGTCGAGAGGTTAG
- the iolE gene encoding myo-inosose-2 dehydratase: MAKGEAARRIRWGISPIGWRNDDMPELGAEHTLGQVLNEIALAGFEGTEVGGFFPTPDILLPELRLRGLSIAGQWFSSYLLRDGFNQTAAAFEEHCRRLAALGAKVAVVSEQTYSVQRDRVGVFRHKPSLASSEWSQLCAGLEGLGEIAETYGLLLVYHPHLGTVIQTAAEVHELMARTDPKLVHLLYDTGHAFASDEECLELAHEHGKRIRHVHFKDVRYDVLRMCKAEDRPFLDCVLQGLFTVPGDGCIDFRSAYDALIAAGYEGWIIVEAEQDPRLANPLVYALKAHDYVQSFVGANPREHEEAQ, translated from the coding sequence ATGGCGAAAGGAGAAGCAGCCCGGCGTATCCGCTGGGGAATTTCTCCTATTGGTTGGCGAAACGATGATATGCCGGAACTTGGCGCGGAGCACACGCTTGGACAGGTTTTGAACGAAATTGCGCTGGCGGGATTTGAGGGCACGGAAGTAGGAGGGTTCTTCCCTACTCCGGATATCTTGCTTCCAGAACTCCGGCTGCGCGGTCTCTCGATTGCGGGGCAGTGGTTTAGCAGTTATCTTCTGCGGGATGGGTTTAATCAGACCGCTGCTGCATTTGAAGAGCATTGTCGGAGGCTCGCCGCGCTCGGAGCCAAAGTTGCGGTGGTGTCGGAACAGACCTACAGCGTTCAACGCGATCGCGTCGGTGTTTTTAGACACAAACCGTCGCTTGCGAGCTCCGAGTGGTCGCAACTGTGCGCTGGACTCGAGGGGCTTGGCGAGATCGCCGAAACGTACGGGCTTTTGCTCGTGTACCACCCTCATCTCGGGACAGTCATTCAGACTGCAGCTGAGGTTCACGAGCTGATGGCACGCACGGATCCGAAACTCGTACATTTGCTCTACGATACGGGCCACGCGTTTGCGTCGGACGAGGAATGTCTTGAACTTGCACACGAGCATGGAAAGCGTATTCGTCACGTGCACTTTAAGGACGTCCGCTACGACGTACTCCGAATGTGCAAAGCGGAAGATCGGCCGTTTCTCGACTGCGTCCTGCAGGGGTTGTTCACGGTGCCGGGGGACGGTTGTATCGATTTCCGATCAGCGTACGATGCGCTTATTGCGGCAGGGTATGAAGGGTGGATCATCGTCGAAGCGGAGCAGGATCCACGGCTTGCGAATCCGCTCGTGTATGCGCTCAAGGCGCATGACTATGTTCAATCGTTTGTCGGGGCAAATCCCCGCGAGCACGAGGAGGCACAGTGA